One Mangifera indica cultivar Alphonso chromosome 4, CATAS_Mindica_2.1, whole genome shotgun sequence genomic region harbors:
- the LOC123215121 gene encoding uncharacterized protein LOC123215121: MSDWGPVFVAVILFVLLTPGLLFQMPGHQRWVEFGNFKTSGAAIMAHSFLYFALICVFLLAVKVHLYLG; encoded by the coding sequence ATGTCAGATTGGGGTCCAGTGTTCGTGGCAGTGATCTTGTTTGTGCTGCTGACGCCAGGATTGCTGTTTCAGATGCCGGGACATCAGAGGTGGGTGGAGTTTGGAAATTTCAAGACGAGTGGTGCGGCAATCATGGCTCATTCATTCCTCTATTTTGCTCTCATTTGTGTCTTCTTGCTTGCTGTCAAGGTTCATTTGTACCTTGGTTAA